The nucleotide sequence TTGCTAATTTCTTTAAAGGTCAAAACGGAATGCAGGACATCAAGAACATTTTTGATAAAGACATCTCGGAAGCAGCTTTTGGAGGTAAAGAAGGTTTTGAATTAGTAAACTCTGATTTCTTAAACGGATTAGGTTATAAAAAAGGAACTCAAAAAGTAATTGAAGAATTAGAAAAACTATGTCAAGGGTATGGTAAAATCAATTACCGTTTGCGTGATGCGGTTTTTTCGCGTCAACGTTATTGGGGAGAGCCTTTCCCAGTATATTATGTGGATGGTTTGCCACAGATGATTGATGCGCAACATTTGCCTATCATTTTGCCAGAAGTGGAGAAATATTTGCCAACAGAAGATGGTTTGCCTCCATTAGGAAATGCTACGGTTTGGGCCTGGGATAGTGTTCAGTGTACAGTGGTTAGTAATCAGTTGATAGACAATGTGACCATTTTCCCTTTAGAGTTAAACACCATGCCAGGTTGGGCAGGAAGTTCTTGGTATTGGATGCGTTATATGGATGCTAAAAACGAAACCGAATTTGCGAGTCAAGAGGCCTTGAAATACTGGGAATCGGTGGATTTATATATTGGTGGAAGCGAGCATGCTACGGGTCACTTATTGTATTCTCGTTTTTGGAATAAATTCCTAAAAGACAAAGGTTTTGCTCCAACCGAAGAGCCATTCAAAAAACTGATTAATCAGGGAATGATTTTGGGGACGAGTGCTTTTGTGTATAGATTGGAAGGGACAAATACTTTTGTTTCTAAAAATAAAATTGAAGGACAAGCAGTTCAGCCAATTCATACAGATGTTTCCTTTGTAAATGCTTCTGATGAATTGGATATTGAAAAATTTAAAAAATTTAGAGAGGAATACGCTAATGCTGAATTCATTTGTGATGAAAACGGGAAATACATTGTAGGTCGTGAAGTCGAAAAAATGTCAAAATCCAAATACAATGTAGTGACTCCAGACAATATTTGTAATGAATACGGAGCAGATACCTTGCGTTTATACGAAATGTTCTTAGGGCCATTGGAACAAGCAAAACCATGGAATACGGCCGGTATTTCGGGAGTATTTGGTTTCCTAAAAAAATTATGGCGTCTGTATTTTGATGAGTCGGGATTGATTGTAACTAATGATGAACCAACGAAAGATAATCTAAAATCATTACACAAAACCATTAAAAAAGTGTCTGAGGATATCGAGAGTTTCTCTTTCAATACCTCGGTTTCTCAGTTTATGATTTGTGTAAACGAATTGTCAACGCAAGGTTGTCATTCTCGTGCAATTTTAGAGCCGTTGGCGATTGTGATTTCGTCATATGCGCCGCATATCGCTGAAGAATTATGGTCGGCTTTAGGACATGAAGGTTCGATTGCTACGGTAGCTTTTCCAAAATTCGAAGAAAAACATTTGATAGAATCTGAAAAAGAGTACCCTGTTTCTTTCAATGGAAAAATGCGTTTCACCATCAAATTGCCTTTGGATTTAACCAAAGATCAAATCGAAGAAATTGTAATGCAAGACGAAAGAACGCAAAAACAATTAGACGGTAGAACACCGAATAAGGTGATTATCGTTCCAGGGAAAATTATCAATTTGGTAGGATAGCCAAATAAGAGAAATTCCAATATTTTAAATTCCAAATTCCAATTGTCACACTGAGCTCAGCCTGTCCTGAGTTTGTCGAAGGATCGAAGTGTAATTGGGATTTGGGATTTTTTTTGTTGTAAAAGGAATGTTATATTGTAGAGAGGCACTGCAGTGCCTCTTTGCGGGATACGGTTGGAATTTGGAATATCACAATTTGGAATTTTTTTCTGTATAGAGAGGCACTGCAGTGCCTCTTTACATAATGCCTATTCGCAGTACGTTTGGGATTTGGAATTTTTAGTATTGGAATTTCCTTTTAAAAATGTCAATTTGGCATTTTTTAAAATTGGTGCACATTTTGATAAATTTAAACTAAATTAGAAATCAATAAAAAATATAAAATATGGGAATGGGATATATGATATTGGCTGGTATGATTATGCTAGCGAGTTGGTTAGTAAGTTCGAGACTCAAAAGTAAATTCGAACATTATTCTAAGTTACATTTACAGAACGGCATGAGTGGTGCCGAGATTGCTCAAAAAATGCTTGCGGATAACGGGATTTACGATGTGCGTGTTATTTCAACACCTGGCCGTTTAACGGATCATTACAATCCGATGGATAAAACGGTCAATTTAAGTGAGGCAGTATACAATCAGCGTAATGCAGCAGCGGCAGCAGTAGCGGCACACGAATGTGGTCACGCCGTCCAGCATGCTGTGGGTTATGAGTGGTTAACGATGCGTTCCAAGTTAGTACCGTTTGTAAACGTGGCTTCGACCTATATGCAGTGGGTGTTGCTTGGAGGGATTTTACTTTTAGAGAGTTTTCCGCAGTTGTTGTTAATTGGAATTATATTGTTTGCCACAACGACTGTTTTTTCGATTATTACGTTACCAGTAGAATACGATGCGAGTAATCGTGCCTTGGCTTGGTTAGAAAACAAAAGAATGTTGACACAACAAGAGCAAGCAGGTGCTAAAGATGCTTTAAAATGGGCAGCACGAACCTATTTGGTTGCGGCTCTAGGGTCTATTGCGACACTGTTGTATTATCTTTCAATTTATCTAGGAGGCAATAGAAGAGATTAAATTATAAAGCGAAATCCAGAAAAAATATAAAATTCCAAATTCCAATTTTTACGATTGGGGTTTGGATTTTTTTGTTTTCATATGTGTTGTGTTATTTTGTGTAGTAGAGAGGCACTGCAGTGCCTCTCTACGTCAACATATCACTGGTCGTTTGTCTGTTCTACGATTGGGGTTTGGGATTTTTTTGTTGTGAATAGTATTGTGTCGTTTTGTGTAGAGATGTATTGGGGATAGGGCACTGCAGCGCCTCTTTGCTGCATAACGCCATTTATTTTATAAATTAGTGTTTTTTTCGCACAAAAAAAAACCGCAATTTTTCATTGCGGTTTTAGTATTATATTGAATAAGGTTATCTTATTTTGTCTTATTTGCTTCTACAATGTATTTTTCCAAAGCCATTGT is from Flavobacterium sp. NG2 and encodes:
- the leuS gene encoding leucine--tRNA ligase, with the protein product MKYNPNEIEAKWQQYWADNKTFAASNTSEKPKHYVLDMFPYPSGAGLHVGHPLGYIASDVYSRYKRHQGFNVLHPMGYDSFGLPAEQYAIQTGQRPEDTTRVNIDGGFDKEGNQIAGYRKQLDKIGFSYDWDREVRTSNPDYYKHTQWIFIQLFNSWYNKSSDKAEGISTLISIFEKEGNGNVNAVCDDNITPFSASEWNAFAKAQQEKILLQYRMTYLAETEVNWCPGLGTVLANDEIINGVSERGGYPVVRKKMTQWSMRISAYAERLLQGLNEIDWTESIKESQRNWIGKSVGAMVSFKVNGHQENISVFTTRPDTIFGVTFMTLAPEHELVAKITTPEQKAAVEAYIEKTAKRSERERMADVKTISGVFTGAYAEHPFTKEAIPVWIGDYVLAGYGTGAVMAVPCGDERDYAFANFFKGQNGMQDIKNIFDKDISEAAFGGKEGFELVNSDFLNGLGYKKGTQKVIEELEKLCQGYGKINYRLRDAVFSRQRYWGEPFPVYYVDGLPQMIDAQHLPIILPEVEKYLPTEDGLPPLGNATVWAWDSVQCTVVSNQLIDNVTIFPLELNTMPGWAGSSWYWMRYMDAKNETEFASQEALKYWESVDLYIGGSEHATGHLLYSRFWNKFLKDKGFAPTEEPFKKLINQGMILGTSAFVYRLEGTNTFVSKNKIEGQAVQPIHTDVSFVNASDELDIEKFKKFREEYANAEFICDENGKYIVGREVEKMSKSKYNVVTPDNICNEYGADTLRLYEMFLGPLEQAKPWNTAGISGVFGFLKKLWRLYFDESGLIVTNDEPTKDNLKSLHKTIKKVSEDIESFSFNTSVSQFMICVNELSTQGCHSRAILEPLAIVISSYAPHIAEELWSALGHEGSIATVAFPKFEEKHLIESEKEYPVSFNGKMRFTIKLPLDLTKDQIEEIVMQDERTQKQLDGRTPNKVIIVPGKIINLVG
- a CDS encoding zinc metallopeptidase — protein: MGMGYMILAGMIMLASWLVSSRLKSKFEHYSKLHLQNGMSGAEIAQKMLADNGIYDVRVISTPGRLTDHYNPMDKTVNLSEAVYNQRNAAAAAVAAHECGHAVQHAVGYEWLTMRSKLVPFVNVASTYMQWVLLGGILLLESFPQLLLIGIILFATTTVFSIITLPVEYDASNRALAWLENKRMLTQQEQAGAKDALKWAARTYLVAALGSIATLLYYLSIYLGGNRRD